CCAACTGGAGTAGCAACATTCAACGTAGGAGCATCGACTATTCATTCCAAGTTGAGAATTCCAATAAAAGATTTTGCTCAATTAGAAGGAACAAGGCTAACAACTTTCCAAGAAGAACTATCACATGTGAAGTAtatattgattgatgaaatgagcttcattggagAGAAGTTACTTGAGAACATCGATTCCTGTCTTCGTCAAGCATTCCCACAAAATTCAGATCTAACATTTGCAGGTATGTTTGTAATTGCCATGAATTATAAAAAGCTTTTCAGAATGTAAAAAAATGTAATATCCAcgtattacatttccatgttttcaTTATATAACATTTACAATTATGTTTCTATATTATTTTCAAGTATTTCAATCATTTTAGTTGGAGACCTGGGTCAGCTACCTCCCGTCAAAGACAAACCAGCATATGAGAGCAGAAGACGAGCAAAGATTCTATGGAAGGACTTAAAAATTGTGGTTACCTTAGACAAAGTTTTTAGACAAGATGGAGAAGACGTTGAACAGATTCAATTTCATCAACTGTTGACAAACTTGAGAGAAGCACAACCTAcaattgatgactggaagatgctCATGTCAAGAACAAGTAGTAATATGAGTTCAACAATCAATGAAGCCTTTGAAAATGATGTTCATTTGTTCTCCATAAATGATAATGTTCAGAATCATAACAGGAAAAAATTATATTCTCTCAAACAACCTGTTGCATGTAGCATTGCAAAAAAACTTGGAACTGTTAATGCAACCGATGGAAGTTCTCATGACGAGCTCGATATGGAGTTATTGATTAGCAAAAATGCAAGAGTTATGCTAACTTCTAATCTCTAGATTGAAGCGGGTCTTGTAAATGGAGCGTTAGGTTATATTCAAAAGATTGTATACAAACCTGGAAGTATGCCACCAGAACCACCATCATATGTAATGGTTAAGTTTGATAACTACTCTGGATTTCCGTTCAATGATCACAATCCACAAACAGTTCCCATCAGTATAAGACAAAGAGGTTCTACAGTTCAAATACCATTGAGACTGGCTTGGGCATTAACAATACACAAGTCGCAAGGTTTGACACTTGCAAAAGCCACAGTTGATGTAGGACCAACTGAAAGAACAAGACTGACATTTGTAGCTATATCTCATGTAAAGTCCTTGCAAGGATTGAGAATAATGCCACCGTTCACATATGAGcgttatgaaaaaatgaaaaagggaaaacaacttgcaaagagaaaagatgaagaaagtagattgaaagatttagaaataaattCATGTAATACTTTTTCATAAACATTCATTGTTTCATGTGATCAACATTTAATTTGCATACTGTATTGGATTAAGTAGTTATCTGGATTCCTTTTCTATCATTCTATTTGTTTATGCAATAACTACCATGCAATACTATATTGTTACTAATTTAATTACAACACAAATAATAGTCGCTTTCCATTATACATCTTTACATATAATTTAATTATTCACACAAATAATAGTCGCTTTCCTTATTGAACACTATATAAAATTGAATGATCTAACCCtacaccaaaaaaaaaattctaacataCCTCTAAACGTACTTGAACActataccaaattgaaccctaacctaaaTTAAAGCATTTTCAAAACCTACACACTATACATTATTGAATCCTAAGCCTGACAGTagaatgaaaattcaaaaaacttaaAACTAACTAAACTCTAAACCAAgttctaaccctaaaccaaattgagcCTTATACCTAGCCCTTGAACCAAATTTACCCATAATCCTAACAAATATGTAAACTCAGCCATATTGACCACATAAATTGAAATGATAAACCTCAACGAAATAAAAGCATAATCATAAAACTAAATAACATacaaataaattatttgaattatAAGTTATtcaacaattaaataattaatataacgTAAAATATTGTACTTATAAATTATTaaacattttataatttaatttatttccaaTTGCCCCTCCGGATGCTACTAGcatatatagagaaatatatataaagaaagccGAGAGATATCGAGGCTTTCATTTCCTTTTTTAACTTTAAATATAACTTTATGAAATGAAAGCCTCGATATCTCTCGactttctttatatatatttctatatatatatgctagtttaAAAAGAATGTCAAATTTTAGATACATGgtagattttttaaaattattattgtgCTCTAGATTTGTGCTTTTACATCTACATGTCCATGGCAAGAGATGGAAGCGATTAATAAATTAGAGAATGTTAAGTTTTTCatatgttttctattaaaaatgTTAAAAAGAGAAGGAAAAGTTTAATCTTGAAAAAAAATGCAAATAGATAATGACATAGATTACTCAATATATCTATTGTTTTGAGACAATAGTCTTACATCAAGATATATTACTCAATAAAATGTTAACAAATTAAATTCGTTATTGATATTGCTATTATACTTGAAAAATGTTCTTATTAATCTATTTCTTTTTAAAAACTAAATTACTAAATCAATGAAATTGTTATAAATTGATAAAGACACTTATAAATTGTTATAAATTATGATTGATAATTTGATATTCATATAAATAATCTTTATCTACCAAACACAGCATAAATACATCTAtacacataaaaataaaaataaaaaagttcaaATCTCACCCTCGCTCAAGGGAATTTGCCTTAATATCTTTGATATTCTGAAAGTGTCCCAACGAAGATATGCGGTGAGCGTGGATCGAACACACGACTTTCAGATCTTCAGTCTGACGCTCTCCCAACTGAGCTATCCCCGCTGTAATATATCTAAAATCAGTTAGAATAAGGTAGGGTCCGTTTTGCACTGCCTAGGTCTATTTTGGAGGCTTGCTCTACACAGAGGATGCGCATAACGCCAACACCAACAATAATGGGGTCCAGTTATAATAGGAAAGGCACATTTCATTCGCACATATATATCCTTTGAAACACATCAACATTATGTACTATATAGGTCACATTACAACATGATGTTGGAGGCAACCTTCAAAGACGAGGAAAGCATCGACACATTTTTGAATTAGAATTGGATTGGTTGTGATATAAAAGCTTTTTGTTGTGAATCAATTACTACGTGGAGATATACACTACTACATTCCTTCGCTATATATATTCACTATTTCTTACAATAAAGTGTTCCTATGGAAATTTACATTAACTTTTAGAAACACTATTTTAAGGGACTTGAAAATGGGATTGGTAACATTAATATTAGTATGAAATTGATTTGGTAATAGATAATGTTGATCTAATTAAACATAAATTAATATCATTAAAGAGTTAGCATGATGTATGCCTTGAGATTTCTAGAATCTAATCTTTGGTTCATTAGTATAATCAGCCTGAGATATTTCAGATGGATCACCTTGCATGAGTTATGCCTCTATTCTTTACTTTACTCTCCTCATTATTGCTTTAGTCAATTATCCTaacagaaaaaataaataaataaataaatttaaaaaaaaattgattgaggGCAATTTTTTTAAGGTTTTCAACTTTCACTTTCATTCATTCTCTCGTATGTAATCAAGGATCACTTGCATTGAAATGGTTGTATCCTATGTAAGTCTAATAGGACTAGTAAAAATGTTGATAAGAAAAAGTCTACATTGTCAAATTTAAACCAAAAAACTCATAATGAACATTTCAATTCTAAGAACATGAGAATATTACTTCATataataaaaattgatttaaaaactTCAAATTTTTGTCTTCTACCTTATCCAACGAACAAAAAGGTGGTCAAATAGTGATGAAAATTACAAAATATGCTTctgcaaaatgccaacaacataAAAAGACATTTCTTTGTCATAATTAGAGTAGAAAGTAGAGAGAACCAGAGAATGTGGGCCTAAATCATGGGTGAAATGGCCCTTTTTAGAATTTTTTAGTGCAAGCTATTTGGTGAGCACTAATTTTAATGCTAGCCATATTTCGCTAGCACCAAATTTGGTGCAAGCCAAATGATCTCTATTGAAAAATTTTAATCTTTAATAATTTGTGAAAGAAGAGCTCATTAGGGATAAGTGTAAAAGAGAAAGGGGCAAAGAAAGTGAATTGTAAgagagaagaaaagtgaaagagggagaggaagaaagggaagcaTAGATCTacagaggggagggagggagaagatgagagaaagagaatAGAGAGAGGAGAGGTAATGGCACAGAGAAGAGGGGGAAAGAGGTCATAAAGAGATAGGGGTAAGGAGGGAGGGATATCGAGGTGTAgagacctagagggggagagaaaggggTGAGATACAttgagagggatggagagagaaagatggtgaaagagagagagagagagagagagagagagagagagagagagagagagagagagatgggaggatagcgagatagagagggagaggaagaaagagagggagagacctatagaggggagggagggagggagggagaagaggagagacaaaataaaatagagagagagggggggatggaGGAAGAGATAGACATAGCTCAAGAGTGAGAGACCTAGGGAAAGAGGAAATAGAGGGGTGCAGGGATAGATAAGAGGAGGAGAATGTTCATAAAGGGATAAGGGCAAGTGGGGAGGGATACAAAGGTGTATAGTGAGTGAGATGACTAGAGGGGGCCAAATAGAGAGGTGAGAGAACTaaaaagagagagagatgggtGAGATACATGGAGGGGGATAGATAGAGGTGGTTAATGAGATAAGGATGGAGAAATAGAGAATTGGATAGGTATAGAGGAAGAAACCTATAGAGGGgggatagagagaaagaggatggCAGAAAAAGATGAACTAGatgagagagagacagagataaaGACAGAGACAGAGGAGGGTAAGtagggatggggagatagagagggagaggaagaaaggCAGTGAAAGACCTATAGAGAGGATGAAGGGAGAAGAGAAGagacaaaaaaatagaaatagaaagagagatagagagagatgtcAGTAAggatggaaggagagagagagagagagagagagagagagagagagtgagagagggataGGTGTAAGGGGAAGGGATAGTGAAGTAAATAGGGAGCAAGAGAATGAGAGGGGGGAAAATAGAGAGTTGAGAGACCTAGAGCAAGAGAGAGAGGTGAGAAATTTGGGTGGGAAGAGAGAGGATTGAGATGGGAAATGGGAGGAAACGGTAACCTAaacaatggagagagagagataagggtaAGGAGGGATGGGcagatggagagggagaggaagaactGGATTGAGACACCTGCAAAGGGGACAACAGGAGAAGATGAGAGACAAAAGAATAGATAGAGATGTTGGTCCCTACTgatgactgagaggggggaggtgaatcagttaccGACCCATTAAACAGAATTAAAAACCTTTTACTCAAGTTtgtactaacttaatattcattaaTACAAACAGTTGTTGCAGGAGAAcatgcatacatgaaaagatacataatAACGGCAagaattatctcgtggaaacccaaatgggataaaaccacagtgtgagttgatgctcacaaaaATTTTACTCTTCTAGAGAACGCCCTGTAAGGAGCCATCtgtgttaggagattacaaagacactgttaggtgccacccagttaagggattttctttaaggcttgttacttcctttaccctattagaggtagccttgttaaaggacttaggatcatcaattaagatgtcacgtggttaagggattttacaaagggacctgttaaagtccactcggttaagggattttgagttgcaatggttagaaagcaacatgaaGTTGATCTACT
This genomic stretch from Cryptomeria japonica chromosome 8, Sugi_1.0, whole genome shotgun sequence harbors:
- the LOC131857720 gene encoding uncharacterized protein LOC131857720; this translates as MPNQSPLLLPAPTGVATFNVGASTIHSKLRIPIKDFAQLEGTRLTTFQEELSHVKYILIDEMSFIGEKLLENIDSCLRQAFPQNSDLTFAVGDLGQLPPVKDKPAYESRRRAKILWKDLKIVVTLDKVFRQDGEDVEQIQFHQLLTNLREAQPTIDDWKMLMSRTSSNMSSTINEAFENDVHLFSINDNVQNHNRKKLYSLKQPVACSIAKKLGTVNATDGSSHDELDMELLISKNARVMLTSNL